The window TGACTACCGTGTGTTCGCGGTTTTTGACGAGATCCACCACTGCGCCGGCCACGATGTACTTTTGAGCAACGCCTGGGGCCAGCAAATTCTTCAGCGGATACAGGACAGGGCAGCTTTCACCTTGGCTCTCTCCGGCACGCCATGGCGTTCGGACGACCGGGCCATTGCCCTCGCTCGCTACTCCTCGCCCGAGGGACACCTGATCTGCGATTACCGCTACGGACTGAAAGAGGCCATTGCTGATGGGGTGTGCCGCTCCCCTCGTATTGTTCTGCTCGACAACCAGAAGGTGAAACTTACCGAGGAGCTGGACACAGAGAGCACTGTCAGGATGTTTCCCAGCATCGCCAAACTATTGGGGGAATCCCCTGTCACCTACGAAGAGCTACTACGCCATGACGAAGTGATCGATCAGTTGCTCGGTCTTGGGTGCAGCAAGCTGGATGAGCTTCGCCTGATCAAGCCCGATGCGGCAGGCTTGGTGGTTGCCACCGACATCGAGCACGCCCAGCAAGTTGCCCTAGCCCTGGAAGCCAGAGGCGAAGGTTGCCACATTGTGACCAACAAAACCCCGAATGCGCAGCAGGTGATCAATGCGTTCAGACACAGCGCCTGCCGGTGGATTATCGCGGTTGGCATGATCAGCGAAGGCACGGACATCCCCCGCCTCCAGGTGTGCTGCTATCTCAGCCGCATCCGCACCGAGCTGCATTACCGGCAAGTGCTGGGGCGAGTGCTTCGACGCACAGGCGAGCCCGATGAACAGGCGTGGCTATTCATGTTGGCGGAGCCGACGTTGCAGTGTTTGGCGGAGAGAATTGCAGATGATCTGCCGGATGACCTAGCGGTGCTGAACGAGGTACAGATGCCAGCCTCCACTTCAGGCTCAATATCTGGCTGGATTGGGGCTATCGGCAATATCGATGGCGTGGATGACAGTATTGGCAATCGCACCGCGCTGGCAATTGAGACGGGAGCTACAAGCATCTTCACCTCGGGGGACTCTGCAGCTGAGCCGAACCATCAGGTCAGCTTTTCCAGGCACTACCGGCAACAGTTGCTGGCTTGCTTTTGATGCTTGTATGGAGGTCAGAACTCAGGCATCGGCAGACGTGGTTGACTGAATCAGGAGATAACGCATTGACCCTTCCCCACGAAAGAACCCGCAGCGTCATCAAGACCGAAGAATTCTTGCGAGAGCTCTCTCGCAACGCTGAGCTTCCCGAGGATATCCGCAGCTATGCGAAAAGCCTGCTCAGGCACTACCCGTCGGCGGCCCAGATTTACTCACTGGGCCGCCTCGAAGAGTGCCTGGTGAGTGATGCGCTAGATGATGCGTATCGACGGCGAATGATCGCCCTACATTGGCCACTGTTCAGCTCGTCATTGGAGTTCACGCTATAGACGTGGGGGCTGCAATGTCCCGCACTGATCGTGCCCTGTCGGTATCCACCCGCATTGCGCAACGGGTCAAGCACCTACCCAAAGGGCAACCCTTCAGCATCAGGCGTTTCGCGGAACTTGGAGCGAGAGGCGCCGTATCCAAGGCAATAGCACTGCTGGTCAACCGAGGTGAGCTTGAGCGGGTGTATCGAGGAATCTACATGCGCCCGAAATCCAGTCGATACGTTGCACGGGTTCGCCCAAACGCATGGGAAGTGGTGAGCGTGATTGCCAGGCAGAACCGTCAGGCTCTGCAGATCCATGGTGCCAATGCGGTCAGGAGGTTTGGACTGAGCACCCAGATGCCGCTTATTCCGATCTATTGCACCAGCGGGCCCAGCCGATCAGTATTTATAGGGAAAGGTGAAGTCCGGCTGGTACATGCAGCCCCAATGGTCATGCAACATGCTGGGTCAGAGGTGGGGACGGCCATCAGTGCACTATTTTATCTCGGTAAAAACGGCTCGACACCGGAGTGCATTGCCGCGGTCAAGAAAGCGCTCAGGCCCGAAGACCTAACCACATTAATGGCATGCAAGATGCCAAAATGGATGCGCAAGGCACTAGAAATACCCGGCCTAAGCCAAGCCGGTGTTTTGCTTGAAAGTCGGGCTGTGAAGTTACTCAAAGACACGAAGAATGAACAGCAATAATGTTGCAGTGGCTTTACATGCCTCAGATAACTAAAAAATCAGCCCGCCACCCTCCGTAAAATTTATATAAGGAATCGGACAATCAGCATCATCTGGAAAGATTAGTGCGATGCGGCTACTACCTCCTTCTCTCGCCAAAGCTGGAATTCTATCCATCTCTTGACAGCTTTGGCATCGATGCCTCAATCCATAGTTAGATCTGAACATGAATCCTAATCCATTGCACCACAGCGTCCTATCAAAATTACCGCCTCCGCGTCCAAATAGATAGATGCTTTTTCGTCTACTCAGCGACTCTTCCAGATGCCCCAAGTAATATAAAAATATATACCTTATAAATTTTCGTCGACTTTCAAATAGCCAATTATAAAAATTGGATTTAGCGATAAACCTGCCGTAATCAGCTAAAGATGGGCACAACGTAAATGGGAGAGGCCAAGAAGGGCGCGCCAAGGAGAACCGGAGAA is drawn from Pseudomonas cavernae and contains these coding sequences:
- a CDS encoding DUF6088 family protein; the encoded protein is MSRTDRALSVSTRIAQRVKHLPKGQPFSIRRFAELGARGAVSKAIALLVNRGELERVYRGIYMRPKSSRYVARVRPNAWEVVSVIARQNRQALQIHGANAVRRFGLSTQMPLIPIYCTSGPSRSVFIGKGEVRLVHAAPMVMQHAGSEVGTAISALFYLGKNGSTPECIAAVKKALRPEDLTTLMACKMPKWMRKALEIPGLSQAGVLLESRAVKLLKDTKNEQQ
- a CDS encoding DEAD/DEAH box helicase, translated to MTTLLRNWQRRCIDTALEHFTATPHFFCQATPGAGKTRMAAELASRLLGQDRIDLVLCFAPSCQVVEGFRSSFAAVLGKRLDGQLGAVGAAFTYQAMEYRDEAFWRLLDDYRVFAVFDEIHHCAGHDVLLSNAWGQQILQRIQDRAAFTLALSGTPWRSDDRAIALARYSSPEGHLICDYRYGLKEAIADGVCRSPRIVLLDNQKVKLTEELDTESTVRMFPSIAKLLGESPVTYEELLRHDEVIDQLLGLGCSKLDELRLIKPDAAGLVVATDIEHAQQVALALEARGEGCHIVTNKTPNAQQVINAFRHSACRWIIAVGMISEGTDIPRLQVCCYLSRIRTELHYRQVLGRVLRRTGEPDEQAWLFMLAEPTLQCLAERIADDLPDDLAVLNEVQMPASTSGSISGWIGAIGNIDGVDDSIGNRTALAIETGATSIFTSGDSAAEPNHQVSFSRHYRQQLLACF
- a CDS encoding BPSL0761 family protein, giving the protein MTLPHERTRSVIKTEEFLRELSRNAELPEDIRSYAKSLLRHYPSAAQIYSLGRLEECLVSDALDDAYRRRMIALHWPLFSSSLEFTL